The genomic window TGATCCCTTCCAGAAGTCGCGCGGGTTCGGCCTTTCGCCACAAGGGAGCGAGGGGGTGTCCGTTTTCGGCGGCGGTGGGAGGATACTCATGTTCGAGGGTCGGCGTTCTCGCGCGGTCACACCCGAAACCACTGTCCCCTGAGCGCAAAGCGCCGCCTCCACCGCGCGGAACGACGTCCGAGTTGAGGACGGGCCCGCCGCCGCCGAAAACGGGGCACCCCATCGCTCCTCGGCATGACACCGAAGACCGGACTGCTGATACGAACCACGACTCCAGGGGACTATGGGGCGGGCGTCGTCGAGACGACGCGCGGCGGTGGGCTTCGCTTTTCGGCGCGGCGGCCCTACGGTGCGCGCCTATGGGATACGAGAGCCTCGGAGCCTGCGTCGTCGACCTCGAGAAGCGCGGGGAGCTCGTCCGCGTGCCCGACCGGCTCGACCCGTTCCTCGAGCTCGCGGAGGTGCAGCGCCGCATCTTCGCCGCGCGCGGCCCCGCCCTCCTGTTCGAAAAAGTGCAGGGCACACGCTTTCCGTGCCTCTCGAACGTGTTCGGTACGCGGGCGCGGGCCGACTGGCTGTTCCGCGACACGCTCGCGGACATGCGCGCGCTCGTCGAGGCGAAGGTGAGCCCGGGCGCCCTCGCGCTCTCGCCGATGCTCGCCGCGCGCCTGCCGAGGGCGGCGCTCCACCTCGTGCCGCGCACCGTGCGGCGTGGGGCCGTGACGGAGAACACGACCCGGATCTCCGAGCTGCCGCAGATCGTGTCGTGGCCGGGCGACGGCGGCCCGTTCATCACCCTGCCGCAGGTCTACACCGAAGACCCCGCGGCCCCAGGCCTGCGCGGCTCGAACCTCGGCATGTACCGCGTGCAGCTCGCCGGCAACGCGTACGTGCGTGACCGCGAGGTGGGCCTCCACTACCAGCTGCACCGCGGCGTCGGCGTGCACCATTCGCGCGCGCTCGAGCGCGGCGAGCGCCTCCGCGTGCGCGTCTTCGTTGGGGGACCGCCGGCGTTCATGCTCGCGGCGGTGATGCCGCTCCCCGAGGGCCTGCCGGAGCTCTCCTTCGCGGGCGCGCTCAACGGCCGCGCCGCGCGCATGGTCGCGGGGTCGCCGCACATCCACGCCGACGCGGACTTCTGCATCACGGGCACCGTGGCCGCCAACAACAAGCCCGAGGGCGCCTTCGGAGACCACCTGGGTTACTACGCGAAAATTCATGATTTTCCGGTGCTCGAGGTCGAGTCCGTGACCCACCGCGAGGGCGCCATCTGGCCCTTCACGGTGGTCGGGCGTCCGCCGCAGGAGGACACCATCTTCGGCGAGCTCATTCATGACCTCACGGCCTCGCTCGTGCCGAACGTGCTGCCCGGCGTGCGCGAGGTGCACGCGGTCGACGAGTCGGGCGTACATCCGCTCTTGCTCGCGGTGGGCAGCGAGCGCTACGCGCCCTACGCCGATGACGCGGCCTCCGCGCCGCCGGCCGAGCTGCTGACGCAGGCGAACGCCCTCCTCGGGCAGGGGCAGATGTCGCTCGCGAAGTACCTCTTCATCGCCGACGCCGCCGACCGGCCGCCGAGCGTGCGCGAAGTGCCCGCGTTCCTGCAGCACGTGCTCGAGCGCATCGACCCCACGCGGGATCTCCACTTTCACGTGAACACCACGATGGACTCGCTCGACTACTCCGGCACCGCGCTCGGGCGCGGCTCCAAGGTGGTCGTCGCGGCGCGCGGTCCGAAGCGCCGTGAGCTCGCGCGAGAGGTGGGCGCCGACGTCGCGTGGCCCGCGCTCGTGCGCGCCGCGCGCCTCGTGTGCCCCGGGGTGATCGCCCTCGAGGCCGCCCCGTGGACGAGCCCGCGCGACGTGGAGACCCTCGCCGGCGCGCTCGGCGCTCTGCCCGAGGCGGCGTTGCGCGGGCTCCCGCTCATCGTCGTCGTGGACGACGCGGAGTTTCTCGCGCGCACCTTCGCGAACTTTCTTTGGGTCACGTTCACGCGCTCGAACCCGGCGGTCGACGTGAGCGGCGTCCGCGCGTTCACCGAGCACAAGGCGTGGGGCTGCCGAGGCCCCCTCCTCATCGACGCGCGGAACAAGCCCCACCACGCGCCGCCTCTGGTGGAGAACGTCGACGTGACCGCCCGGGTCGATCGCCTCTTCGCGCGGGGCGGTACGTTGGCGAAGTGGGGGTGAGTCTGGCGGTGCCGCCGCGGGGCGGCGCAAGCTGACCCACGCGCGGGCGCGTCTTGGCGCACGTTTCATCCGGCTGCGCGATGGCCTGGCGCTTGCTGTCCATGGGGCATGCACTCCCCTCTCCGCCGAGCCGCCCGGTCGCTCGTCATGGCTGCCCTCGTCGTGGCGTCGCTCGCCGCGTGCAGCGCGAGCACCCCACAAGGCACCACCGAAGACGCGGGGCCGGACTCGGGCAACCCGTTCGGGTGCTGCCCCGACGTCAAGACCGGCTGCACGCTCGTTCGCAACGGACCGAAGCAGTCCGCGGACGACACCTGCGTCATCGGGAACGATGGCGTCGTTCTCAACCCGCAGCAGCCGGGGTGGACGCACTCGGTGGACAAGTTCGGCTGCGGAGTGTGGAGCCCGCCTCCGAACGCGGCGACCATCGTGTGCGGGCAAGCGCCTCCACCACCCGAGCCCCCCGACGCGGGCGACGCGAGCGTGAGCGACGCCGACGCGGGCGACGCGAGCGCAGGCGACGCCGCCGCGGACGCCCCGACCGACTGAGGTCGGCCCGGAAAGGCGGCCAGAAAGTCCTTGCCGCCGGCCCGCGAGTCGACGAAAGAAACCCCCATGGCCAAGAACAAGAAGAGCGCCCTCCAGCAGGCCGCGTCGCGCAAGCTCGCCGGCATCGGACCGAAGCCCCCGAGCCCCGAGCACATCGCCCACATGATGATGCACGCCGAAGAGCGGGGCGAGGTCACCCGCGTCCCCCTCGAGGACGGCACCTGGGGTTGGGCGATGCCCGGCGAGGGCGGCCAGACCCAGGTCATGCGCCCCACCCAAGAGATGCTCGACGCGCTCGACCGCTTCGCGCGCGAGGGGCACCCCGCGCACTGAGCCAGACCCGCGCCCGGGCGCTGGTCAATTAAAGCAGATCTTTTCTGCCCGCGCTCTTCAGCGCCTCGACCACCAGCTTGACGTCCTGCGCGCGCTCGCGTGGGACGACGAGCACCGCGTCGTCGGTCTCGACGACCACGAGATCGGACACGCCCACGAAGGCCACGTGCTTCGCGCGGCCCGAGCCGAGGTTCGCGAAGTAGTTCCGTGCGGCGTCGACCGTGAACGCGCCGGCGGGGAGGACGTTCCCGGCCGCGTCTTGGGCGCCGAGCTCCCATGCGCTCTGCCAGCTCCCGACGTCGCTCCAGCCGAAGTCGCCCGGGACGACGGCGAGGTCTTTGGCCTGCTCCATCACGCCGACGTCGATCGACACGCTCTGTAGGGTGGGGAACACCTCGGCGACGGCCTCCGCGGTGCCGCGCGCGACCATCGCCCGCGTCGAATCCGCCATCACGGGCAGGTGCGCCTCGAGGAGCCCGCGCATCACGTCGGCGCGGAAGAAGAACATGCCCGCGTTCCAGAGATGTTTGCCGCCGGCCACGTAGCCCTCGGCGCGCGCGCGATCGGGCTTCTCCACGAACCTCGCGACGGCGCGCGCGTGCGGGCCGCGCGCGTCGCCGAGCTCGATGTACCCAAACCCGGTCTCGGCGCGCGTGGGCACGATGCCGACGGTGGTGCACGCGCCCTCGCGCGCCGTGGCGTAGGCGCGCTCGAGCACCGCGCGGAAGCTCGGTTCGTCGGCGATGTGGTGATCGCTCGGCAGCACCGCCACCACCGCGTCGGGATCGCGCGCGAGGAGCACCTCGGTCGCCCAGGCGATGCATGGCGCCGTGTTGCGGGGGGCTGGCTCCCGGAGGATCTGCGCGGGGGGCACCTCGGGCAGGGCGGCGATGGTCGCCTCGGCGAGGCGCTCGGCCGTGACCACGTAGATGCGCTCGGGCGGCACCAGCGGCGCGAGCCGCTTCACGGTCGCCGCGAGGAGCGACTCGCCCGCGCCGCCCGCGAGGGGCAAGAGCTGCTTCGGGCGCGCTTCCCGCGACGCCGGCCAGAACCTCGTACCCGCGCCGCCCGCCATGATGACCGCGTAGTCCGCCATGGGCGGATACCCTACCACCGGAGGGGCCCGGGGCGCCTCGGGATCGCGCAGAAATCCCCCGCGTGGGGCGCGGAATCACCAGGAATTTTGCCACTCGGGCGCCCCCGTTTAGAACGTGGGTATGGTCCGCTCCTCGCGCCTCTCCCCCCGCCTTCACGGCTTGTGGTCGGCGCTCGGGGTGGCGCTCGTGACGCTCTTCTGCGCGCTCGGCGCGCTGGGGTGCCAGCGCGATCTGCCGCTGCGCCTCATCGAGGTGCACGAGGTGACGCCGGCCGAGCTCGAGTCCGGCGACAGGCTCGAGGTCCATGGCGCAGGCTTCCCGCAGGGCCGCCCCGCACACCTCACGTTCCGCGGGACGCTCTACCGCCCTGGGCACGCGCCCGAGCGCGCGCGCCTCGGCGCCACGGGCACCGTGTCCGGGCAGGCCCGCATCGAGATCGACGTGACCGAGGAGCTGCTCGCGAGCTTCGCCGGCACCGGCGCGCGCCGAGCACACGACGTTCCGCGGCGAGGTCGAGGTGGTCTTCGCGTCGCAGAGCGCGAGCGCGCCGCCGATCGCCGCGACCCTCCAGGGCGTGGTGCTCGACGTGTTCCCCGCCGGCCTCGGCGCCGACGACGCCGCTCGCGCCGACAAGGAGGGCGCGGGCGTGCTCGCGTTCCTCGGCCTGGAGGTGACCGCCGCGGGGCCCGGGCTGGTGGTCGAGGCGGTGGCGCCCGGCTCGCGCGGCGAAGAGGCGGGGCTCGTGAAGGGCGATCTTCTCACCGGCTTCGAGGGAGTGCGGCTCACGCGCGTCGCCGACGTCCGCGCGAGCGGCGCTCGCGAGGTCTCGCTCACGTTCCGGCGGGGTGGCGGCAAGGAGGAGACGCGCGAGCTCTCTCTCGTCGGCCTCTCTCGCGCGCTGCCCCGTGATTTCTCCTGGATCGTGTGGCTCATGGGCCTCGCCGTGGCGCTCGTCGTGGCCTTCGTGGCGCCGTTCGAGGGGCGCCTGGGGCGGGCCGAGCTCGCGATCGCGCGCCGCGTGCGAAGGCTCCGCGAGCGCGACACCCTCACGCGTCCCTTCCGCCTGAGCGCCCTCGCGCGCGCAGCCTCGCGGGGGCTCCTCGGTGAGCGCCCGAGCCGCGAGCTCGCGTGGCTCCCGCCGGCCGTGCTGGCCGTGTCGTCGGCCGCGCTGTTCGCCCTCCCGGGCGCGGGGACTCTGGTCGGTGAGGACGTCGACGTGCTGCTCCTCTTCGTCGCCTTCGTGGCGTCGAGCCTGACGGTCGCGGTGGGCCAAGAACGCGGCCTGTTGCCCCGCCTTCGCGCGCTCGGCGGCACGGCGCTGCTCCTCCTGCCCCTCGGGCTCGCCCTCGTCGTGGCGGTCAGCGCGAGCGGCTCGCTCCGCGGGATCGACGCGGTGCGTGGCCAGGGCGCGATGCCCTGGGAGTGGAACGCGTTCCGCTCGCCGTTCTCCCTCGCCCTCGTGGTCACCTGCGTCGTGGCGCAGGCGCTCCTCGGAGCCCGCGCGCGCGGCGAGCAGCACGGCCCGAGCGCCGACGCCGCCTACCGCGTGGGGCTGCTCTTCTCGTCCGGCGTGCTGGTGGTGCTCTTCTTCGGGGGGTATCGCCTGCCGGGTGGCGTCGACAAGATGTCGCTCTTTGCCCGTCTCGCTGGCGGGTGCCTCTTGCTCGCGAAGACTTGGGCGCTCGCGGCGCTCGCCCTCCTGGTGCGGTTCACGCGCCCGCTCGGCGTGCAGCGGGAAGGGGCGGGCGGGCGAGGGCTCGGCGGCGCTGCGCGGCTCGCCCTGAGCGCCACCTTGGCCTTCGCGACCAGCCTCGCGTGGACCACTTCGCGGTGGGCCGCGCGCGTCGAGCTCGAGGCGGCGCTCGGCGGAGCGCTCGTGCTCGCCACGGCGGTGTTCCTCGCGCGCGTGGTGGTGCGCGTGAAATACGTGACGCAAGCGCCCACGCCGCACGTCGATCCTTTCGTGTAGGCCGTTCGCGCTGGGAGGCTAGTTCCCACTCGCTCGCTCGCCGGCGGGCTCGGTCGATGAACGAGCTCGCGAGCATGGCGTGTCTCGATAGGGAGCGTTGACGGGGGACGCGAGGAAAGGGCCGGATGATGTCAGTCGAGCTGGGGCTCGGCGAAGCACTTCATGGCGCCGCGCTCATCGACCCTCGCCTTGGAGTCGAAGCTCCCTGTCGTGCGGTAGCAGAACTGCCCGCGCGCGCACTGGGCCCCCGCCTTGATCGACCCGCGATCGCACGTGTAGGAAGCGTAGTCGAGGTCGGGTCGCGGGTCGCAATACACACCGTCGACCTTGCCGGCGCACGACGGGGACGCCTTCGTCGAGGCCGGGCACGTGACGTTGTGGAACAGCTTGGCCTGCTCGGGCGGGATCACCCCCACCGCCGCCCACCCGCAAATGATCGCGTGCTTCGCCCAGAGCGGCTGGACGTCCGTGCGCGTCGGGTGGCTAACCTGCTTGCCAATCTGGTAGACGATCATTTTGTCGGCGAAGGTGCGCATCGTGTCGCCCGGGCCGAGCGCGTGCAGGACGTTGTAGACGAGCCACTTCGCGGCCTCGAGGCCAATCTCCGCGGATACTCCGAGGTGGCTGTGATCGTTGAACCCGCCGTAGGCCATGAGCGCCCAGGCCTGGGTGACGATGAGCGAGTTGAAGTGAACGTTCCCATTGTCATGAGCGTTGTTGAAGGGGCGGATCTTCGAGTAATGAACGGCGCCGCCCGAGGTGCCCCAGGAGGGATGGAGGAAGTGCCGAAGCGGCTTGTTGTCGGCGCGCAAGTTCTCCGCGAAGCCGAACCTCCCGCCGGTGTTCTGGGTGATGACCGCCTGGGCGTACGAAGCCAAGATGTCGGCGATGCCCTCGTTGATGGCGCCCTGCTCGCCGGCGTAGCCAAGGGCCGAACGAACGTACCCCGTTGACTTCCCGGAGGTGACGGTCGCGATCACCCCGTGGGAGTACTCGTGCGCCATGAAGTCGATGTTCGTGGCGGGGGACTCGACCTCCCAGGCCGTCCCCGCGTGGTTCAGGACGCCGTCCCCTATCGAGATGCTCGCGTCGGCCGAGTCGAAGAAGGCGTTCCCGAGCCCAGAGATCGCGCCCGAGCCCGTGGCGATCGAGTTTCGATGAATCTTGAGCGTGGTCCGCCCCCCGATCCACGTCGACAGGTCGAAGGCGTCCTTGAAGTATCGGGCTGATCGGCTCGTGTTGTAGAACGCGTTGACCGCGACTTGCTCCGTGAAGCCGGCGCGAACGTCGGCGGCGTCGGCGTTGAAGTCGAATCGAACCGTGCCGCTCGGCTCTCTCACTCCCACGATCGCCGCGGGGGAGCCGCGCCCGTAGGTGGTGGTGACGATGTCTCCGAGGGGGCCAGGGCCCGCGAGCGTCGGCTGTCCGCCGGCGGTGGACATCTCCACGGGATAGCGGGCGTCGCGACGCTTCTTGGGGTCGCTGTCCTGATACGCCTCCTCTCCCCCGTAGGCCATCACCGTCTCGCCTCCGCCGTGGTTCGGCGCGTCGGCCAGCACGGCCCCGGTGAGCGCGTCGAGGTCGACCTGCCGGCTGCCCTCGGGGCTGTCGACGACGGTGCGGTAGGCGAGCGCGGGGACGTCGGGATCCGTCGCGACGACGCCGAGCGTCGGCTCGTGCCCCGGGAAGCCCCCGTAGCCGAGCGCGTGGAGCTTCTCCCTTGCGCTCGCTGGGTCGAAGGCGGGGGTGGTGCGCACACGATCGAGGTGGTGGGCGACCGCGGCGTCGACGAAGGCGAGGCTGCCGTCGGGGCGCACGCCCGCGACGAAGGCGGAGTCGAACACGGGCAGGGCCGTGCCGGGCACGTGCTGGGTGAACACCATCGTCGCGAGGCGGTCCGGGGCGGCCTCCGTCGCGACCGCGCCTTGATCGAGCTCGCTCGCGAAGCTGCCGCTGAGGCCCAGCCCCTCGCGCACCGGCTCGAGGAACGCGAGCAGCTCCTTCGGGTCCTTCGCGCTCGGGAGCACGGCGTCGCCGTCGTCGAGGGCGTAGTAGAGGCGCGGCTTCCCCGAAGCCCCGGGATCCATCTCCCAGCGCGCGCCGGTCATCGCCGCGAGCCGCTGCTGCACGGAGCGCGGCGATTCAGTGAACGGGGCGGGCTCGTCGTTGCCGCCCGAGCAGGCGACCGCGAGCAGACCGAGCGAGACCCCACCGAGGACGAGAGCGACCTTCTTCATCGACGCACCACCTTTCGATGGCGCTCTCGACGGGCTTCACGAGGCCGTTGCGTCGCGGCGAACGATTTCTGTTCGCGGCCTCGCTACGTCTCGTCGTCGTACGGGCGATCGCGCGCCGGCAGCGCGTCGCGAAAGGCCTCGAACGTCTTCCACGCGGGGACGGGCGGCGTGTGGTTCGGGCGCGGCGCGTACACAGAGGGCTCCACGAGCGCGAGCTTCGGCACGTAGCGCGGGCAGTTCGGGAAGATCTGCGCGACGGCGACGCGCACGATGAACACGGCCCCGGGGCACTCGGCGAGGAGCGGATCGTCCGCGCTCACTCGCGCCGTGCCGTTCACGCGGAGTCGCCTCGGCTGCTCGAAGTCGAGGAAGAGCAGCCCGACGTGCGGGTTCACCACGACGTTGCCCCACGTGCGGTACATCCCGTTTCCGTCGTAGTCGGGAATGGCCAACGTGGACGCGTCGACCACCCGCACGAACCCGGGCACGCCGCCCTTGTAGGAGCAGTCGGGCCGGCCCTCGTGATCGGCTGTCGCGATGAAGAACATGGGACACCGCTCGATGAACGCGCGGTCGTCGTCGGTGAACGCCGCGCGGAGCGTGACCTGCGCCAGCCGATCGGCGAGGGGTCGCGTCTCGCGCAGGTCTTGGAGGCTCCGCATTCCGTGGTGGTACGGGTCGTCGTCGGACATGGCACTTCCTTATCCCTGAGCGCGCGAGGCCCGGGGAGAGTCGCTCTCTCGGCCGGCGCTCAGGGACTATTCTCGCAGCTGCTCGCGCTCCCGGGCGAGCTCGCTCAGGAGGATCGGCGAGATCTTCCCGAGCGCGATGGCCTTGCTGTCGTCACCGCGGTGGAAATGGACGGCGGTCACCTTCTGCGTCGTCGGGTTCATGTCGGCGGCGCCCATGCAGAAGCCCCCGTCGAGACCGAAGGTCGCGACGAGCCCGTCCCCGAGGGGTCTCCACATGTCCCACACCCACCCGGCGTCTTGCGGGGCGCCCTTCCGCCAGCCGCGGGCCTCGAGCCCCATCAGGCGTGAGGTCTTCACCTCAGTGTCGCCGAGGCGGTCGATCGCCTTCGCCGCGATCTCGGCGGCCGTCGGCGAGTAGGTCTGTCGCCCGAGCTGGTCGAACGGCTGGATCAGCTCGTAGTCGCTGAACACGACGCTCCAGCGCGCGAGCGACGCCTCGTCGAGCGACAGGCGGTGCACGATCCCAACCGACGCGTCGGCCGCGAGGCTCACCGCGGCGTCCTTCGCGTCGGCGAAGGTCCCGTCCTCCGCCACGCGGAACGTCGACTTGAGCTCGGCGCCCTCGTACACGCCCCAAAGGAGGCGCCTCACGAGGTGGACGACCAGCGGGTGCTCCACGAGGAACGTGCGGAAACCATCGGCCTTCCAGCGACGCTCGTCGCACATCGCGAGCTCGAGGCGGAGGACCTGGCCCGACGCTACGAGCTTCGCGTCCTTCTTGAGCGCCTTCCATCGCTCCGTCGCGGCTGTGGCCTTCTCCGCGTCGTCGCTCTTGCTAGGCTTCGGCAGATCGCCGAGGACCTTGCCGTCGGGGCCCTTCAGGCGCGGCTTCAGCGACTCGTCGAACGAAATGGTGAACGCGCGCGGCCCGAAGTCGAGCACGTCGCCGCCCTCGTCGCCGAGGTCGAAGTCCGGCACCAAGCGGTCCGCCAGCTCCTCGGCCGTGAACCCGCGCGCCGCGGCCACCGCCGCGATCTTCTCGCGCGCCTTCTCCTGGAGCCCCTTGAACTTGAGCTTCTGCGCGATGCCGTGCAGGTTCATGAGCGCGACGTCGGTGCCGAGGCTCGCGAGCACGTCGAGCCCCACGGTCGCGCGGGCGTGGAGCGACTCGCCCGGCCAGGCGCGAATGAGCGGGGTCAGCGCGCGGGCCGTGTCGTCGTCCCCCAGCACCCCGAGCGCCGTGAACCCCCACGGCTCCTTGTTGGGCGCGCCCGCGGCCTGCCACCGCTCGAACAGCTCCCAGGCGAACGCCGCGAGATCTTTCGGCGCCGCCGCGGCCTTGGCCGCCGCGAGGATGGGTGCATCCTTCACGTAACGGACCGCCTGGCAGAGGCGCTGTACGGCGCTCGAAGGGAGCACCGTCTCGGTCCCGCGGAGCCGGATCGGCGCCGTCTTGATCGCATCGACGGCGAAGTCGGGGAGCGCCGCGAGCTTCTTTGGAATCCATCGGCGCCGGGCGTCGGCTCGCTGCGGAGGGCCTCGGGGAGGGCGTCGGCCTTGGCCTCGGGCAGCGCCGGCCGCTTCTCCGCGAGCAGGTACGCGCGCGACTTCGCGTCCAGCAGCGGTGCGACGATGGCCGGCAGGGCGGGGTGCGCGGCCACCGTGGCCTCGACGACGGGCTTCACGAACGGGGCGAGCTTCCCGCCCGCGGTGATGATGGGCACGAGCGCGCGGAGGGCGAGGTCTGGGCGCTTCGCGTAGTACTCGCGCACGTCCTCGTGGGTCCGCTTGTTGGTGAGATCGTTGGCGATGCACCGCGCTCCCGCCACCGTCTCGAGGTCGGACAGCGTCCGGATGAGCCAGTTGTGCGTCGCGATCTTTGGCAAGATCCAGTCTTGACCGGCGACACCCGCCACCTCGAGCACGAGGTTCGCGCCGACCGCCTCGGCGAGCTCCCTCCGCACCGCCGGATCGCGGGTGGCCAAGAACACGAACTGGGTCACCTGCCAGTCGGGGTTCGCGCGGTTCTGCGCGAGGTCGTCGGCCACGAAGCCCTCGTCGCGGAGCACGATGTTGTACTCGGCGCGCCGCGCGCGGCTCGTCTCGGCGTTTCGCGTGGCCCGCAGCGTGGCCAGCGCGGCCTCCCACGCGCTCGGCTCGACCCGCGCCTCGCACGCCACGAGGGCGCGCGCCGACTGGGGGAGGAGGTAGTGCCCTCCCTCTTCGACCGAGGTGGCCGGGCCGTCGCCCTCGAGGCGCAGCGTGTGGGCCGCCTCGTAGGCCTCCACGGTGAACGCGACGCCGAAGCGCGCCACCAGGAACGGCACGACGAACGGCTCGAGCCCCGAGCGCAGGAGGAGCGCGCCCGCGGGGACGCCGAGCGTGGTCTCGCCCTCGGACTCGAGGAACGCCACGACCTGGTCGACCGCGGGCCGGAGGTCGGCGAGCGTCTTCGAGCGCCCCGCCTTCAGCGACGCCACGTGCTCCTTCGCCGCACGCATCCCAGGGGCGAACCAGGCCGCGGCGAGGGCCGCGTAGGACCCGTCGGAGATCGTGAAGCCCTCCCCCACGTAGCGCTCCTCGAGTACGTAGTCGCCCTGCTTCGCGGGCGGCGGCGCGGCGGGCACCTCGGCGATCGGCGCCTCGGCGATCGGCGCCTCGCGCGCGGCCTCGGGGGCCTCCTCGCGCTTCTCCTCCTCGACCTTCGGCGTCTTGGTCTTCACCTTCGCGACCGGAGCGGGGCCCGCGGGCGCGGCGTCTTGGCTGACGAGGACGTAGCCCTTCTTGGTCTTCTCTTTCACGAGCTTGTCGTGCTCGGCGATGGCCGCGGCCTCGCTCGCGAGCTCCTTCAGCTGCGCCTGCCCGGCCGTGCCGATCTTGCCGAAGGTCACCCGGAGGGAGGCCCCGTCCCGCGCGATCTGCCAGAACTTGTTGGAAGAGCCTTCCGAGAACTCGTAGCGCTTGGTGTCCATCGTTCCCTCTGTACGGAAGAGCGCCGCGGACCTTCCCGCGGGTGAAGCGTGAGGAGCGCGGAGGTGCCGAGGCGGGCACCGCCGGCTGTGCCTCGGAGCACCGCCGGAGGTGCTTACTCCGCCGCCAGCAGCGCGCCGAGCACCCCGAACGCGGCCGCCGGGAGCCCCCGCACAGCGAACGTGCACGGCTTGCCAGGCCGCGTCGCGACCGCGCGGACCTCGACCTTGAAGCCCGCGCGCGCGAGCCCCTTCGCGAGCTTGGTCGCGACCGCGCGCTCGTCGCTCGTGGTCGTGTTGCCGACGGGCTTCTTGCTGGCCTTCCTGTCGCCCGCGGGCGCCTGCTCGCGCACGTCGCCGCGCACAGCCTTCGCGGCCGCCTCGACCTGGCGCGCCGAGGCGCCCTTCGCGAGGCGCACCTTCCCGCGCGCGAGCCCCTGCTCGAAGAGCTGCGTCGCGCTGTCGTCCTCCGGCGTGGCGCGCGCGAGATCGAGGAACGCGAGCGCCCGGCGCTGCGAGCCGAGCTCGATCGCCGCCGCGCGCGTGAGCTCGGTGGCGATGCGCATGGCGCCCGAGACGAACGCCTCGGAGAGTCCGCACTTGGCTCGGCACAGCTCGTAGAAGGTGCCGAAGCCGAGCGCCCCCTCGGCCTCCATTCCCTGGAGCTCCAGCAGATCGCGGCCGAGGTCCCAAAACGCCCCCGCGAGCGTGCGCTTGCGGTCCTGGATGGAGGTGAAGAGCGCCTCGATCCGCGCGTCTCTGCGCGCCCGCGCGGCCTCGCTCGCGCGCTTCGCGTTGGCCACGAGCGCGGCGGGGAGCCCGCTCGCCTTCTTCGACGTGGGCTTGTCCTTGGGGGGCTTCACGGAGGATCGGGGGCTCGCCATGGGTTGGATCTTACAGGGGCAGACGGGCGCGGGGCAGGGGAGACGGGCGCGGGACGGCGGGAGTCTTGCGCTATTCGTCCTCGAAGTCGGCCGTCTTGAACTTCAGCGCTTTGGCGTTCTCCTTCACGATGCGCATCGTCTTGAGGTCGAACCCCTCCTTGCGCGTGGCCTCGAGGTCCACCGAGAGGGTGACCTTCGTGCCGTATTGGCCGCTGAAGTGCTGGAGCACCTCCTCC from Myxococcales bacterium includes these protein-coding regions:
- a CDS encoding UbiD family decarboxylase, whose product is MGYESLGACVVDLEKRGELVRVPDRLDPFLELAEVQRRIFAARGPALLFEKVQGTRFPCLSNVFGTRARADWLFRDTLADMRALVEAKVSPGALALSPMLAARLPRAALHLVPRTVRRGAVTENTTRISELPQIVSWPGDGGPFITLPQVYTEDPAAPGLRGSNLGMYRVQLAGNAYVRDREVGLHYQLHRGVGVHHSRALERGERLRVRVFVGGPPAFMLAAVMPLPEGLPELSFAGALNGRAARMVAGSPHIHADADFCITGTVAANNKPEGAFGDHLGYYAKIHDFPVLEVESVTHREGAIWPFTVVGRPPQEDTIFGELIHDLTASLVPNVLPGVREVHAVDESGVHPLLLAVGSERYAPYADDAASAPPAELLTQANALLGQGQMSLAKYLFIADAADRPPSVREVPAFLQHVLERIDPTRDLHFHVNTTMDSLDYSGTALGRGSKVVVAARGPKRRELAREVGADVAWPALVRAARLVCPGVIALEAAPWTSPRDVETLAGALGALPEAALRGLPLIVVVDDAEFLARTFANFLWVTFTRSNPAVDVSGVRAFTEHKAWGCRGPLLIDARNKPHHAPPLVENVDVTARVDRLFARGGTLAKWG
- a CDS encoding mannose-1-phosphate guanylyltransferase codes for the protein MADYAVIMAGGAGTRFWPASREARPKQLLPLAGGAGESLLAATVKRLAPLVPPERIYVVTAERLAEATIAALPEVPPAQILREPAPRNTAPCIAWATEVLLARDPDAVVAVLPSDHHIADEPSFRAVLERAYATAREGACTTVGIVPTRAETGFGYIELGDARGPHARAVARFVEKPDRARAEGYVAGGKHLWNAGMFFFRADVMRGLLEAHLPVMADSTRAMVARGTAEAVAEVFPTLQSVSIDVGVMEQAKDLAVVPGDFGWSDVGSWQSAWELGAQDAAGNVLPAGAFTVDAARNYFANLGSGRAKHVAFVGVSDLVVVETDDAVLVVPRERAQDVKLVVEALKSAGRKDLL
- a CDS encoding M4 family metallopeptidase — protein: MKKVALVLGGVSLGLLAVACSGGNDEPAPFTESPRSVQQRLAAMTGARWEMDPGASGKPRLYYALDDGDAVLPSAKDPKELLAFLEPVREGLGLSGSFASELDQGAVATEAAPDRLATMVFTQHVPGTALPVFDSAFVAGVRPDGSLAFVDAAVAHHLDRVRTTPAFDPASAREKLHALGYGGFPGHEPTLGVVATDPDVPALAYRTVVDSPEGSRQVDLDALTGAVLADAPNHGGGETVMAYGGEEAYQDSDPKKRRDARYPVEMSTAGGQPTLAGPGPLGDIVTTTYGRGSPAAIVGVREPSGTVRFDFNADAADVRAGFTEQVAVNAFYNTSRSARYFKDAFDLSTWIGGRTTLKIHRNSIATGSGAISGLGNAFFDSADASISIGDGVLNHAGTAWEVESPATNIDFMAHEYSHGVIATVTSGKSTGYVRSALGYAGEQGAINEGIADILASYAQAVITQNTGGRFGFAENLRADNKPLRHFLHPSWGTSGGAVHYSKIRPFNNAHDNGNVHFNSLIVTQAWALMAYGGFNDHSHLGVSAEIGLEAAKWLVYNVLHALGPGDTMRTFADKMIVYQIGKQVSHPTRTDVQPLWAKHAIICGWAAVGVIPPEQAKLFHNVTCPASTKASPSCAGKVDGVYCDPRPDLDYASYTCDRGSIKAGAQCARGQFCYRTTGSFDSKARVDERGAMKCFAEPQLD
- a CDS encoding pyridoxamine 5'-phosphate oxidase family protein, translating into MSDDDPYHHGMRSLQDLRETRPLADRLAQVTLRAAFTDDDRAFIERCPMFFIATADHEGRPDCSYKGGVPGFVRVVDASTLAIPDYDGNGMYRTWGNVVVNPHVGLLFLDFEQPRRLRVNGTARVSADDPLLAECPGAVFIVRVAVAQIFPNCPRYVPKLALVEPSVYAPRPNHTPPVPAWKTFEAFRDALPARDRPYDDET
- a CDS encoding DUF4132 domain-containing protein; translated protein: MKDAPILAAAKAAAAPKDLAAFAWELFERWQAAGAPNKEPWGFTALGVLGDDDTARALTPLIRAWPGESLHARATVGLDVLASLGTDVALMNLHGIAQKLKFKGLQEKAREKIAAVAAARGFTAEELADRLVPDFDLGDEGGDVLDFGPRAFTISFDESLKPRLKGPDGKVLGDLPKPSKSDDAEKATAATERWKALKKDAKLVASGQVLRLELAMCDERRWKADGFRTFLVEHPLVVHLVRRLLWGVYEGAELKSTFRVAEDGTFADAKDAAVSLAADASVGIVHRLSLDEASLARWSVVFSDYELIQPFDQLGRQTYSPTAAEIAAKAIDRLGDTEVKTSRLMGLEARGWRKGAPQDAGWVWDMWRPLGDGLVATFGLDGGFCMGAADMNPTTQKVTAVHFHRGDDSKAIALGKISPILLSELAREREQLRE